The Dendropsophus ebraccatus isolate aDenEbr1 chromosome 10, aDenEbr1.pat, whole genome shotgun sequence genome has a segment encoding these proteins:
- the LOC138766443 gene encoding NTPase KAP family P-loop domain-containing protein 1-like, which translates to MAFKVIRNVIVTQKGKLMQKMKRTDMSSQLGFMSDVKKEIEIITSYLQMMEIYRKQEIRVIIEVTNLDKCLPDRVVEVLHAVDILLSNPDAPFICILAVDPGIIVECAEKSDLLKGMANNGYLFLNRIITLLFSIPQMSHHTKAKHLDNIIGDQAKSPENNENYEIKNQEQEVIDSRNPENAINKALQSVKSKECEFINDNVINMRRIVNTIGITIRLMIKDAEWKKIQFKVLKWVIMGAQWPCSLSWILQCIEDEQQSAKELHKAYLEKRLWDIYEMSLEALHANRKSLKQLLELDGDPDIFSKLLKDSKFTVKDANILRKFTVNLDPTIQRKIELLQGSFNFLRFKKDKIVSRLALLEMDTDAVCKAIGKLNIQKKKLKKYISMIEKHTLNGKALLYTDNKEIRRALGMTLGDWVTFRAAFLSLPTPTFLL; encoded by the exons ATGGCTTTTAAAGTGATAAGAAATGTCATTGTGACTCAGAAAGGCAAGTTGATGCAGAAAATGAAGAGGACAGATATGAGCTCCCAGTTGGGCTTCATGAGTGATGTCAAGAAAGAGATCGAGATCATCACCTCTTACCTTCAGATGATGGAAATATACAGAAAGCAGGAGATCAGAGTGATCATAGAGGTCACCAACTTGGACAAGTGCTTGCCGGACAGAGTGGTGGAGGTCTTACATGCTGTAGATATTCTGCTTTCTAATCCAGATGCTCCATTTATATGTATCCTGGCTGTAGACCCTGGTATCATTGTTGAATGTGCCGAAAAATCCGATCTCCTGAAAGGCATGGCCAACAATGGTTACCTGTTCCTAAATCGTATTATAACATTACTCTTTTCTATCCCGCAAATGAGTCACCATACTAAAGCCAAGCATTTAGATAATATAATTGGGGACCAAGCTAAATCTCCTGAGAATAATGAAAATTATGAAATAAAAAACCAAGAGCAAGAAGTTATCGATAGCCGAAATCCAGAAAATGCAATAAATAAAGCATTGCAGTCCGTGAAATCTAAAGAATGTGAATTTATTAACGACAATGTTATTAACATGAGAAGGATTGTGAACACCATTGGCATAACCATTAGACTGATGATCAAGGATGCGGAATGGAAAAAGATCCAATTTAAGGTGCTGAAGTGGGTGATAATGGGCGCCCAATGGCCGTGTTCTCTCAGCTGGATACTACAGTGCATTGAAGATGAGCAACAAAGTGCCAAGGAGTTACATAAAGCATACCTTGAAAAAAGACTGTGGGATATTTACGAGATGTCGCTGGAGGCCTTACATGCTAATAGGAAGAGTCTCAAACAGCTTCTGGAGTTAGATGGGGATCCAGATATCTTCTCCAAATTGCTTAAGGATTCTAAGTTCACTGTGAAAGATGCCAACATATTAAGGAAATTCACGGTTAATTTAGATCCTACCATCCAAAGGAAGATCGAGCTTCTACAAGGTAGTTTTAACTTCTTAAGGTTCAAGAAAGATAAGATAGTGAGTCGGCTGGCCTTATTGGAGATGGACACGGACGCTGTCTGTAAAGCG atcggcAAGCTCAATATACAAAAGAAGAAGCTCAAAAAATATATATCGATGATAGAAAAGCATACACTGAATGGCAAAGCTCTTCTCTACACAGATAACAAGGAGATAAGAAGAGCCCTGGGGATGACCCTGGGGGACTGGGTGACATTCAGAGCCGCATTCTTAAGCCTGCCGACCCCAACGTTTTTACTTTAA